A segment of the Catenuloplanes nepalensis genome:
CCAGCTCCCGGCGGACCGCGCCGCGTTGCCGCCAGGCGATCGTGCCGAACAGCACCATCACCGAGTTCGTCGCATAGGTGATCAGCGCGGTGTCGCCGACCTCGATCGTCCGGCCGCGCGGGTCGACCGTGGCCAGCACGATGCCGAAGAGCGCGCTGATCCACCAGATCACCACGGCCTCGCGCCACGGCCAGCGCAGCCCGATCAGCGCGACGTGCGCGACCATCGTGAGCATCACCGGCGGCTGGAACGGCCAGATGCCGGCCGAGCCCTCCTGCGCGAACGCGAACACGGCCACGGCCACGAGCTGCAGCACGGTGGCGACGCGCGGCCGGGCCAGGGTGAGCGCGAGCGCGGCGCACTGCGCGGTCGCGGCGCCCCACGAGACCAGCAGCGGCACGTCGTAGACGTCGGTCATCACGGTCGCGGTCCCGACCAGCAGCATGCCGGCCAACGACCCGACGACCAGCCACCACTGTCGCGACACCCCGTTCACAGTCGGAACGCTACCTAGCGGAATCACCCCGAGCATCACCCCGCAGGCCCATCCGAACCCCTACGGGAGTCGTGGCTCCCCGGGCGGACGCACCCGAGGGCCCTCGGGTCCGAGAGTGGACGCCATGGATACGTACACCTGGATCGGCCCGCTGGTGCTGGTCGAAGGGCCGGCGGCGACCGTGGCCGCCGGCTCGCTGGTCGGGGCCGGCGCTGCCCGGTTCCTGCCGGTCTGGGGGATCGTCGTGCTCGCGGACGTGGCCGGTGACAGCCTGCTCTATCTGGCCGGCCGGTGGTCGCGGCACCCGCGGGTGTCGGCGCTGCTGGCCCGGATCGGGTTCACGTCGCGGCGCGCGGCCGGGGTCACCCGCTCGCTGCCGCGCCTGGTCATCACCGCGAAGCTCGTCGACGTGCTGGCCATGCCCGCGTTCGTCGCGGCCGGCGTCGCGCGCATCCCGTACCGCCGGTTCGCGGCCTGGGTGACGGCCGGGTCCGCGGTGCGCGCCGCCGTGCTGATCGGCGCGGGCGCGCTGCTCGGCACGCGGCTCACCGGCCTGCTGGACCTGCCGGGCGGGTTCCTGCTGCTCACCGCGGCCGTCGCCGGCCCGGTCCTGCTCACCCACCTGCTCCTCAACCGGCTCTTCCGCCACCTCGCCAAGCGCCGCGACCTCACCGAGGCCGGCGAACCCACCGAGACCCGCGACCTCACCGCAACCGGCGAACCCACCGAGACGCGCGAGCTCACCGCAACCGGCGAACCCACCGAGACGCGCGAGCTCACCGAGACCCGTGAGTTCGCGGAGACCCGCTAGCTCGGCCAGAACCGCGAACTCGGCCAGACCTCCGATCGCGACCTCACCACGAACAGGGAGAAGACCCCATGCGCATCCTCATCGGCGCCGACACCTACGCCCCGCACGTCAACGGCGCCTCCTACTTCGCCCAACGGCTGGCCGCCGCGCTGAACGAGCGTCACGAGGTGCACGTGGTCAGTCCCGCGACCGGGTACAGCAGCTCCAGACGGGTCGACGGCGCCGGGATAGTCGAGCACCGGGTGCGGTCGCTGCCGATCTGGCAGCGCCGGGAGTTCCGGTTCTCGCTGCCGGTCGCGCTGCGCCGGGTGGCCGGGCGGATCCTGGACGAGGTGCGCCCGGACGTGGTGCACGTGCAGAGCCACTTCCCGATCTGCCGGGCGCTGGTCGCGGCCGCGCACGAGCGCGGGATCTTCGTGGTCGCCACGAACCACTTCATGCCGGAGAACCTGACCCACTACCTGCCGTTCGGCCGGGAGCAGGTGCACGCGTGGGGCTGGCGGGACGCCGCGCGCGTGTTCGCCCGGGCGGACGTGGTGACCGCGCCGACGCCGTACGCGGCCGCGCTGGCCACGGTGGCCGGCATCCCGGGCCCGGTGCTGCCGATCTCGTGCGGGATCGACCTGTCCCGGTTCCGGTCCGGCGGCGACGCGGCCGGGTTCCGCCTGCGCTACGGCTTGGCGGACGTGCCCACGGTCGCGTTCGTCGGCCGGCTCGACTCGGAGAAGAACCTGGACGTGCTGGTCCGCGCGTTCGCCACGGTCCGCCGGCGGGTCCGCTCGCAGCTGCTGCTGGTCGGCACCGGGGCGGAGGACCGGGCGCTGCGCACGCTCGCCGCTGAGCTGGGGATCGCGGACTCGGTGCGGTTCGCCGGGTTCGTCCCCGACGAGGAGCTGCCGTCGGCGTATGCGGCGTCGACGGTGTTCGTCAACCCCGGCACCGCGGAGCTGCAGAGCCTGGTGACGCTGGAGGCGATGGCGTGCGGCCGGCCGGTGCTGGGTGCGGACGCGGCCGCGCTGCCACACCTGGTGATCAACGACGAGACCGGGTTCCTGTTCGCGCCGGGCGACGCCCGCGCGCTCGCCGGTCACCTGGTCACGCTCCTGGAGGACCCGGACCTGGCGGCCGCGATGGGACGCCGGGCCCGCGCCGTGGCCGAGCAGCACGACGAGGAGCGCACCGTGGCCGCGTTCGAGCAGCTCTACGCGATCGGCGGGGACCGGGCCGCTCGCGCCCCGATGGCGCTGGCCGCCTGACATACGAGGGCGGGCCCCGGAAAGGGGGCCCGCCCGTCGTACCGTCGGATCAGAAGTTGCCCTGGGCGTTGCACTTCGCGTGCTGGTTGATGCAGTTGCGCACGCGCTCGGCCAGCGCTTCCGGCACCCACGCGTTGAAGAAGTCGCCGTGCATGGAGTACCCGGTGCCGGACGAGAGCTTGACGCCCTCGGTGTCGGTGTTCAGCGGGTACGGCAGCATGAACGAGATCGACGGGATCGCGACCGGGTACTTGCCGGAGCACTTTCCGGTGTTGTCGGCCGGGCCGACGTGCGACTTGTGGTCCGGGCTGTCCAGGTGCACGCCGTCCCAGCAGTCCGGGAAGGTCAGCTGGCGGATCAGCTCCGCGGTCGGCGCGCAGACCGGCCACTCGCCGTCTGCGGTGCGGCCGGTCTCGCCGCCGTTGCCGGCGCACCAGAACTGGTTGTTCTGGCCGGTGCTGGTCTGCTGCTTGGCGTCACCGGCGATCATGCGGAAGCCGGACGGGAACGGCACGGTCGCGGCGTAGTCCTTCAGGCGCGAGCCGTAGTAGACCGTGACCTCCTTCGGCATGACCGGCTTGTTGTCCTTGAGCAGCGTGGGCACCCAGTAGGCGGAGAAGTCCTGGGTGGACGGCTCGCACGTGGTGGCCTTGTTCGCGAACAGCGACTCCGCGGTCGAGGCCGCGCCGGTGCTCTTGTTGCCCCAGAACGTGTGGTCGTGCGACGCGCCGGCCATGCCGGGGAAGACGATCGGGTCGTCCGGCCTGGTGTGGCTGATCTTGCAGGAGGCGTGGAACTCCGGGACCATCCGCTCCTTGGGCGTCTTCGGCGTGATCGCGCGGAACGCGGCCAGCTCCTGCGCCCACTTCGCCTGGTCCATCACGACCCAGCCGGTGCCGGTCTGCGGCGTGGTGCCGGTCGGGGTGGGCGACGCGCTCACGGACGCGCTCGCCGACGGGGACGGGCCGGCGGAGGCCGACGCGGTCGCGGACGGCGTGGCGGACGCGGTCGTGCCGGGCGTGGCGGTGCCGCCGCCGTTGACCCGGGTGAACCGCAGCCAGTTGACGTTCACGAAGTCGCTGCGGCTCTTGCTGGCCATGGTGACGAAGACGGTCTGCTTGCCGCTGAGCGTGGTCGGGCTGTTCGCGGTGCCGGTCACCCAGTCCTGCCAGTTGCCGGTCCTGGTGATCGGGAACGCGGCCAGCAGCTCGCCGGTCTGGCTGCCCGCGCGCACCTCGACGCTGCCGCCGTCGGTGTTCGCCGAGGCCACGCGCGCCTCGACGGTCAGGCCGCCACCGGCCGTACCGAGGTCGACGTTGTCGTAGCGCATCCAGTCGCCGTTGCTGAGCCAGCCGACGTTGCGGCCGCCGCCGGCGTCGCTGGTGCCCTCCGTCTGCGCGCCGTGGTGGGCCGCGTAGGACTCGGCCTCGATCACGCCGGGGATCGGCGTCTGGTTGCTTCCCGCGTTCGCGCTGGCGACGAGCACGCCGCTGCCGACGACCGCGACGGCCACCGGAATCGCGAGCAGGAACCACCTTTTTTTACTGTTTTTTCCGGTCTTATCCGGCACAGCCGAGGGGTCGGTCTGCATGGTGGATGGCCTCCCGGGCCGTATAAGGTGTGGGCGTCGCGCGGCGCGGACCGGGGTCCCCGCGCGGATGTTCCGGTCGGAACTCTAGGACGCCAGAGAGCGCTCTCACAAGTCGGTGCGCTAGATGCGGGGAAACCACTCACGGCCCGGCCACCGCCCGTGCAGGGAAGGTGACCGAGCCGTGACATCAGTCCGCGCGGGCGGATCCGGGCTGTAACCGGTCCCACCCGCACGGGGTCCACACGCACCGCCCCCGCGGCACCCTCAAGGGCTCGTGGTCCAGGGCGGGAGGTCGCCGGCGGGTCGGCGACCTAGCGAGCGCGGCGCAGGATCGCGACCGCGCGGGGGGCCAACGGCGTGATGCTGCCGAGCAGCGCCTCGCCCTCGACGCCGGGCAGCTCGACCGGCACGTCGGTCCGGTTGATCAGGAACCAGAAGTCCTCGTTCCCACCGGTACGGATGGCCAGCTCCACCTGCCCGCGGGCCTCCTCCGGCAGCGGGCTGGTGATGCCCGCGGCGCGCAGCAGGTCGGCCAGCAGCGGCGTGAGCCCCTCCGGGCCGAGCCGGGTGGAGACGTAGGTCGCCGTGCCGTCCGCGCCGCCGCCGGGAGCGCCGTCCGACGCGCCGGCCGACACGGTGCGCCGGGTGATCGCGGCACGGCCGGCCTGCTCACCGGTCTTGTACCAGGCCAGCACCTCGACGTCGGACGACACCACGTCGATCCGGTCGGTCCAGAGCGTGCCCTCGGAGCCGTCGTCGAGCGTGACGCTGTCACCCTCGTACAGCGGGCCGAACTCCTCGATCCGGATGCCGAGCAGCTCGCGCAGCGCGCCCGGGTAGCCGCCCAGGTAGATGTGGTCGTTCTCGTCCACGATGCCGGAGAAGTACGTGGTGACCAGGTGACCGCCGCCGGCCACGTAGGCCTCCAGGCGCGCCGCGAGCGCGCCCGGGACCACGTGCAGGATCGGCGCCACGAC
Coding sequences within it:
- a CDS encoding DedA family protein, which translates into the protein MDTYTWIGPLVLVEGPAATVAAGSLVGAGAARFLPVWGIVVLADVAGDSLLYLAGRWSRHPRVSALLARIGFTSRRAAGVTRSLPRLVITAKLVDVLAMPAFVAAGVARIPYRRFAAWVTAGSAVRAAVLIGAGALLGTRLTGLLDLPGGFLLLTAAVAGPVLLTHLLLNRLFRHLAKRRDLTEAGEPTETRDLTATGEPTETRELTATGEPTETRELTETREFAETR
- a CDS encoding glycosyltransferase, yielding MRILIGADTYAPHVNGASYFAQRLAAALNERHEVHVVSPATGYSSSRRVDGAGIVEHRVRSLPIWQRREFRFSLPVALRRVAGRILDEVRPDVVHVQSHFPICRALVAAAHERGIFVVATNHFMPENLTHYLPFGREQVHAWGWRDAARVFARADVVTAPTPYAAALATVAGIPGPVLPISCGIDLSRFRSGGDAAGFRLRYGLADVPTVAFVGRLDSEKNLDVLVRAFATVRRRVRSQLLLVGTGAEDRALRTLAAELGIADSVRFAGFVPDEELPSAYAASTVFVNPGTAELQSLVTLEAMACGRPVLGADAAALPHLVINDETGFLFAPGDARALAGHLVTLLEDPDLAAAMGRRARAVAEQHDEERTVAAFEQLYAIGGDRAARAPMALAA
- a CDS encoding DUF1996 domain-containing protein, with protein sequence MAVAVVGSGVLVASANAGSNQTPIPGVIEAESYAAHHGAQTEGTSDAGGGRNVGWLSNGDWMRYDNVDLGTAGGGLTVEARVASANTDGGSVEVRAGSQTGELLAAFPITRTGNWQDWVTGTANSPTTLSGKQTVFVTMASKSRSDFVNVNWLRFTRVNGGGTATPGTTASATPSATASASAGPSPSASASVSASPTPTGTTPQTGTGWVVMDQAKWAQELAAFRAITPKTPKERMVPEFHASCKISHTRPDDPIVFPGMAGASHDHTFWGNKSTGAASTAESLFANKATTCEPSTQDFSAYWVPTLLKDNKPVMPKEVTVYYGSRLKDYAATVPFPSGFRMIAGDAKQQTSTGQNNQFWCAGNGGETGRTADGEWPVCAPTAELIRQLTFPDCWDGVHLDSPDHKSHVGPADNTGKCSGKYPVAIPSISFMLPYPLNTDTEGVKLSSGTGYSMHGDFFNAWVPEALAERVRNCINQHAKCNAQGNF